A region of the Thiomicrorhabdus sp. genome:
AGAAACGTTAAAGATTTATCAAGATAATGCAATGTTTTGGGAAGTACTTCGCCAACCTGGTTTAGGTAGAGTGCTTTTTGTTGATGCAGGTGCTGATTATAGTGCGGTTATGGGCGATAAGATGGCCGTTATTGCAGTTGAAAATGGCTGGTATGGAATGGTAATTAATGGGTATATTCGTGATACTGCTATTATAAAAACTTTACCATTAGCTGTTTGGGCATTAGGTAGTTGTCCCATGAAAGGAACTATGGTTTCTGAAGCGAAATTAGCAGTAAATCTTTCATTTCAGTCAATAAACATAGAACCAGGTATGTATGTTTATGCTGATGAAGACGGCGTTTTACTCTCTCAAGAAACTTTTACTGAATTTGATGATATATTTAATCAACAACACCGTCTTATATCTAAAAATTAACGCTGATTCATTATTTCTCTTCTTAAATCGTATCGCTTAAACGTTCCATCTTTTTCTTGATTGTGTACAATGGATTTATAAAGTGTACTCAATTAAGGAATGTGATTTTGTCTGAAAAACATCAAACATCTAAAGTAATTTGGATTAAAAACCCTCTCTCAATCTATACGGCTAATGATTTAGACGCTCATGGTGGTATTGTTATAGATAACAATATCATTGTTGAACTAGTTGCTAAAGGTGCACAGCCAAAAACGGCGTATACAGAAGTTTATGATGCATCTGAATCTGTTGTTTTACCAGGCCTGGTAAATGTTCACCATCATTTTTATCAAACTCTCACTCGTGCTTACCCACCAGCATTAAATAAACGTCTATTTCCATGGTTAAAAACGCTTTATCCGGTTTGGTCTAGACTTAAAAGTGATCAATTGGAAGTTTCATCTACCTTGGCAATGGCTGAATTAATGTTATCTGGCTGTACTACCGCTTCAGATCATCATTACGTGTTTACCGATGGGCTAGAAAACGCAATTGATATTCAAATAGAAGCAGCAAGAAAGCTTGGAATGCGTGTTCATTTAACTCGAGGGTCAATGAGCCTTGGAGAAGAGCAAGGTGGCTTACCACCGCAAAACACGGTGCAAACAGAGCAAGTCATTTTAGAAGATAGTGAACGCCTAATTAAAACTTATCACAATCCACAACCCGGGGCGATGGAGCGAATTGCTTTAGCACCATGTTCTCCCTTTTCGGTAACAGAAGACTTAATGGTACAAACGGCCAATTTAGCCCAACAATATGGCGTAATGATGCATACCCATTTAGCTGAAACTGAAGATGAAAATAACTTTTGCATCAAAATGTTTGGTTTAAGACCCTTAGATTACTTAGAAAAAGTAAATTGGCTTAACAATAAAGTTTGGTTGGCACATGGTATTCATTTTGATGATAAAGAGGTCCAACGACTTGGTGCTAAAGGTGTGGGTATAAGTCACTGTCCATCTTCAAATATGGTTTTAGCGTCGGGCATCTGTAGAGGCATTGAATTAGAGCAGGCAGGGTGCTCTGTTGGTATTGGAGTAGATGGTTCTGCCTCCAATGATGGTTCAAATATGATTTCAGAAGTTCGCCAAGCCTTGTTGATTCAACGATTACGTTATCAGGCAGATGAAGTTTCTCATTTAGATGTTTTGAGATGGGCCACTAAAGGTTCTGCCGGCTGTTTAGGGCGTGATGATATTGGAGAAATTGCTGTTGGAAAACAGGCAGATTTGGCTATGTTCAAATTGAAT
Encoded here:
- a CDS encoding 8-oxoguanine deaminase; the encoded protein is MSEKHQTSKVIWIKNPLSIYTANDLDAHGGIVIDNNIIVELVAKGAQPKTAYTEVYDASESVVLPGLVNVHHHFYQTLTRAYPPALNKRLFPWLKTLYPVWSRLKSDQLEVSSTLAMAELMLSGCTTASDHHYVFTDGLENAIDIQIEAARKLGMRVHLTRGSMSLGEEQGGLPPQNTVQTEQVILEDSERLIKTYHNPQPGAMERIALAPCSPFSVTEDLMVQTANLAQQYGVMMHTHLAETEDENNFCIKMFGLRPLDYLEKVNWLNNKVWLAHGIHFDDKEVQRLGAKGVGISHCPSSNMVLASGICRGIELEQAGCSVGIGVDGSASNDGSNMISEVRQALLIQRLRYQADEVSHLDVLRWATKGSAGCLGRDDIGEIAVGKQADLAMFKLNELRFSGAGDPLAALILCGAQTVDRLMINGQWRVVDGNLVGIDLVNMMHKHQNCAQSIQ
- the rraA gene encoding ribonuclease E activity regulator RraA, translated to MQLGTPDICDQYREKLQVFPPVFKSYGGCKSVAAQIETLKIYQDNAMFWEVLRQPGLGRVLFVDAGADYSAVMGDKMAVIAVENGWYGMVINGYIRDTAIIKTLPLAVWALGSCPMKGTMVSEAKLAVNLSFQSINIEPGMYVYADEDGVLLSQETFTEFDDIFNQQHRLISKN